Proteins encoded by one window of Candidatus Nomurabacteria bacterium:
- the infA gene encoding translation initiation factor IF-1, whose translation MSEKSEEIRMGTITEALPNTLFRVAFDEVGEPTLAYLSGKMRMHRIKVLLGDKVEVVIDPYGGKGRIVKRL comes from the coding sequence ATGAGTGAAAAAAGCGAAGAAATACGAATGGGAACTATCACAGAAGCATTACCAAATACGCTTTTTCGTGTGGCATTTGATGAGGTAGGAGAGCCAACGTTGGCATATCTTTCCGGTAAAATGCGGATGCACCGAATCAAAGTATTACTTGGAGATAAAGTGGAAGTTGTCATTGATCCATATGGCGGCAAAGGACGTATTGTCAAAAGATTATAA
- the rpmJ gene encoding 50S ribosomal protein L36, giving the protein MKVRSRVKKMCAKCKIVSRKGHFRVICDNPKHKQKQ; this is encoded by the coding sequence ATGAAAGTACGCTCAAGGGTAAAAAAAATGTGCGCGAAATGTAAAATTGTTAGCAGAAAAGGTCATTTTCGCGTCATTTGTGATAACCCAAAGCATAAGCAAAAACAGTAA
- the rpsM gene encoding 30S ribosomal protein S13: protein MMRILGITIPNEKRLEIGLTSLFGIGISRARSILDEVKIAHNIKAGTLTVDEENKIRKIVEGLKIEGNLKREVAANIKRLKDIKAYRGVRHMRRLPVRGQRTKTNSRTIRGNVRKTMASGRRKTEKT, encoded by the coding sequence ATTATGAGAATTCTTGGTATTACAATTCCGAATGAAAAGCGATTGGAGATTGGACTGACGTCTCTTTTTGGTATAGGTATTTCTCGAGCTCGATCTATCTTGGATGAAGTCAAGATTGCTCACAATATTAAAGCCGGTACACTTACCGTTGATGAAGAAAATAAAATTAGAAAAATCGTTGAAGGTCTAAAAATTGAAGGCAATCTAAAGCGTGAAGTCGCTGCAAATATCAAACGACTTAAAGATATCAAAGCGTACCGAGGTGTTCGCCACATGAGACGTTTACCTGTTCGTGGACAACGTACGAAGACAAACTCCCGAACTATTCGAGGCAATGTCCGAAAAACCATGGCATCAGGCCGACGTAAGACTGAGAAAACCTAA
- the rpsK gene encoding 30S ribosomal protein S11 — protein sequence MGKKKIITKEKDAETAVEGEVKVAAAPKVPKKKVVSSTLHVEATFNNTKVVLSDKSGNTLFWSSAGSLGFKGAKKGTPFAAAKVGEVLADKALALGIKDFDVIIKGVGSGRESAVRAFMARGFELTGIKDMTPVPHNGPKQKKPRRV from the coding sequence ATGGGAAAGAAAAAAATTATAACCAAAGAGAAAGATGCAGAAACTGCTGTTGAAGGAGAAGTCAAAGTAGCTGCAGCACCAAAAGTACCAAAGAAAAAGGTAGTGTCTTCAACGCTCCACGTTGAGGCAACATTTAATAATACGAAGGTGGTACTTTCAGATAAGTCAGGTAATACGCTCTTTTGGTCATCAGCAGGGTCTCTCGGGTTTAAGGGTGCTAAGAAAGGTACACCATTTGCCGCTGCTAAAGTTGGTGAAGTGTTGGCAGACAAAGCGTTGGCGCTTGGTATTAAAGACTTTGATGTGATTATTAAAGGTGTTGGCTCTGGTCGGGAATCAGCAGTGCGCGCATTTATGGCTCGAGGATTTGAGCTTACTGGTATTAAAGATATGACGCCAGTGCCGCACAACGGCCCAAAGCAAAAGAAGCCACGACGAGTGTAA
- the rpsD gene encoding 30S ribosomal protein S4, translating into MITGPKYKICRRLGSHVFEKCQTQKFSVSEGKRVRSDKRPKQLSDFGAQLLEKQRIRFSYGIAEKQFRNYVDKAIAVKGVPTTEKIYELLESRLDNAVYRMGLAHTRSLARQIVSHGHMVVNGKRTTVPSQHIKKGDVITIREGSRSSVLFAELDKKLKNYTSPSWISFDPTSMEGKVVGIPKGSDPVLNFSAVLQFYSR; encoded by the coding sequence ATGATAACAGGACCAAAATACAAAATTTGCAGACGATTAGGCTCACATGTGTTTGAAAAATGTCAAACGCAGAAATTTTCAGTTTCTGAAGGCAAGCGAGTTAGAAGTGACAAGCGACCAAAGCAGCTTTCTGATTTCGGTGCGCAACTCTTGGAGAAGCAGCGTATTCGATTTAGTTACGGTATAGCTGAAAAACAATTTAGAAACTATGTCGACAAAGCCATAGCAGTCAAAGGTGTACCAACAACAGAGAAAATATACGAGCTACTTGAAAGTCGTTTAGACAATGCTGTCTATCGTATGGGACTTGCACACACCAGATCACTTGCACGTCAGATCGTTTCTCATGGGCATATGGTAGTGAACGGCAAGCGTACCACAGTACCATCACAGCATATCAAGAAAGGCGACGTCATTACTATTCGTGAAGGCAGTCGCAGCAGTGTGCTTTTTGCTGAACTTGATAAGAAGCTTAAGAATTACACTTCGCCATCATGGATTTCATTTGACCCTACTTCGATGGAAGGCAAGGTAGTCGGCATACCAAAAGGCAGCGATCCAGTCCTTAACTTTTCCGCTGTGCTTCAATTTTATAGTCGTTAA
- a CDS encoding DNA-directed RNA polymerase subunit alpha: MSDHNIMLPSKPRVVSETDLKGVYEIDNLYPGYGHTLGNSLRRIILSSLSGAAITSIKIEGVSHEFSTIEGVKEDVIMILLNLKKVRFKISGDESQEVTLEVKGPKAITASDITCPGQVEVLTPEQYICEITGKVKISMTLRIEKGLGFVPKDVHQKDKTEIGTIALDAIYSPIRRVGYEVENMRVGDKTNHNRLRMVIETDGTISPREALQKSIEIMIIQLKAIFDFKFEEETEPVAVKARKADDATPALAETDADNKEDVAEVLKTRIDTLTLSSRTLNALTAANIRTIGGVARKRKDDLLEIEGIGEKGIQEIKRILSNYGLTLK; the protein is encoded by the coding sequence ATGTCTGATCATAACATCATGTTACCGTCAAAGCCTCGAGTTGTTTCTGAGACTGACCTCAAAGGAGTATATGAGATTGATAATCTCTACCCTGGGTATGGCCACACGCTCGGCAATAGCCTCAGGCGCATCATCCTCTCCTCGCTCTCTGGAGCTGCTATTACTTCGATAAAAATCGAAGGTGTTTCGCATGAATTTTCTACAATCGAAGGTGTCAAAGAGGACGTCATTATGATTTTGCTTAATTTGAAAAAAGTTCGCTTCAAAATTTCAGGCGATGAATCTCAAGAGGTAACACTAGAAGTCAAAGGTCCAAAAGCTATTACCGCTTCCGATATCACATGTCCTGGGCAGGTTGAAGTACTCACACCTGAGCAGTATATTTGTGAAATCACAGGTAAAGTAAAGATCAGCATGACGCTACGTATTGAAAAAGGTCTTGGCTTTGTTCCAAAGGATGTACATCAAAAAGACAAAACTGAAATTGGTACAATCGCGCTCGACGCTATCTATAGTCCAATTCGTCGCGTTGGTTATGAAGTTGAAAACATGCGTGTAGGGGACAAGACTAACCACAATCGTCTTCGTATGGTAATCGAAACTGATGGTACAATATCGCCACGTGAGGCACTTCAGAAATCAATCGAAATCATGATCATACAGCTTAAGGCAATATTTGACTTCAAGTTTGAAGAGGAGACAGAACCAGTGGCAGTGAAAGCACGTAAAGCAGATGATGCTACTCCTGCTCTAGCTGAAACTGATGCTGACAACAAAGAGGATGTTGCTGAAGTTCTAAAAACTCGTATTGATACGCTCACGCTCTCATCTCGAACACTAAACGCTCTTACCGCTGCAAATATCCGAACGATTGGTGGCGTTGCCCGTAAGCGAAAAGATGATCTCTTGGAGATCGAGGGTATCGGTGAAAAGGGAATTCAAGAAATTAAGCGAATATTATCAAATTACGGCCTTACGCTTAAATAA
- the rplQ gene encoding 50S ribosomal protein L17: protein MRHHNNVRKFGRTTGARSALMKSLALSLITHGRITTTLAKAKELRPYVEKIVTKGKTANTGSKRLVIAKLVNRKTEVKKLFDEIVPKYKTRNGGYTRILKLPPRLSDSSKMAIIEFV from the coding sequence ATGCGACACCACAATAACGTCAGAAAATTTGGAAGAACAACAGGAGCAAGAAGTGCACTTATGAAGTCCCTCGCACTCTCGCTTATTACTCATGGTAGAATCACGACAACACTTGCTAAGGCCAAAGAGCTTCGCCCATACGTTGAGAAGATTGTTACCAAAGGTAAAACAGCCAATACTGGTAGCAAGCGCCTCGTTATTGCGAAGCTTGTCAATCGCAAAACAGAAGTCAAAAAGCTTTTTGACGAGATTGTGCCAAAGTATAAAACTAGAAATGGTGGGTATACTCGTATTCTGAAATTGCCGCCACGCCTAAGCGATAGCAGTAAGATGGCTATTATTGAATTTGTGTAA
- a CDS encoding uL13 family ribosomal protein, which yields MNHTIDATNQSVGRVASKAAVFLLGKNEVGSKKNEVINVMVTITNASKAALTPKKLLTTMYANYTGFPGGFSEKSMGEIIKRKGHAEIFKQAIYGMIPANKLRSKIMKHVIITE from the coding sequence ATGAACCACACTATCGATGCCACAAACCAATCAGTCGGACGAGTTGCAAGCAAAGCAGCGGTATTTCTCCTTGGTAAAAATGAAGTAGGCTCAAAGAAGAATGAAGTAATTAATGTAATGGTAACGATAACGAACGCTTCTAAAGCAGCACTTACACCTAAGAAACTGCTCACGACCATGTATGCTAACTATACTGGTTTTCCTGGAGGTTTTTCTGAAAAAAGCATGGGCGAAATAATCAAACGCAAAGGCCATGCAGAAATTTTCAAGCAAGCAATATACGGTATGATTCCAGCAAACAAGCTCCGAAGTAAGATTATGAAGCATGTTATTATCACCGAATAA
- the rpsI gene encoding 30S ribosomal protein S9, with the protein MAEKTTKKYTETIGRRKTASARVRLTPGSKFSMIVNGKEYTEYFPTTEHKSIATAALDKTGVVAKYEVTAVITGGGIHGQAEALRHGIARALVILEEDKKTDIKKLGFLKRDPRAKERRKFGLKKARKAPQWSKR; encoded by the coding sequence ATGGCAGAAAAAACAACAAAGAAATATACAGAAACTATTGGTCGCCGCAAGACAGCGAGTGCGCGTGTTCGACTGACACCAGGAAGTAAATTTTCAATGATAGTAAATGGTAAGGAGTATACAGAATATTTCCCAACCACAGAGCATAAAAGTATTGCAACAGCTGCACTTGATAAAACTGGTGTCGTAGCAAAATACGAAGTTACCGCAGTTATTACTGGTGGTGGTATTCATGGTCAGGCAGAAGCATTGCGCCACGGTATTGCCCGAGCACTTGTTATTCTCGAAGAAGATAAAAAAACAGATATCAAAAAATTAGGTTTCTTGAAGCGTGACCCACGAGCCAAGGAACGACGCAAATTCGGCCTTAAGAAAGCTCGCAAAGCACCACAGTGGTCTAAGCGTTAA
- a CDS encoding nucleotide exchange factor GrpE has protein sequence MQDDQEEKKEIPETEEAVDDVVEFVFNDDGEEDVKATLKKFRKDLKDCKKEKEEYLAQLQRERADFINYKRDEETRVKDKLAYSRERLIMDFLPVLDSYDMAFANKEAWEKVDKNWRMGVEYIHQQLLKVLADYQVYPIDTKIGDAFDPNIHQSIENVTTDDKEKDHTIAQITQSGYKLADRIIRPARVNVFAYNPK, from the coding sequence ATGCAAGACGACCAAGAAGAGAAAAAGGAAATACCAGAGACCGAAGAGGCTGTTGATGATGTTGTCGAATTTGTCTTTAATGACGATGGCGAAGAAGACGTCAAAGCAACGCTCAAGAAATTCCGTAAAGATTTAAAAGATTGTAAAAAAGAAAAAGAAGAATATTTAGCGCAACTGCAACGTGAGCGGGCAGATTTTATTAATTACAAGCGTGATGAAGAAACGCGAGTAAAAGATAAACTGGCCTATAGTCGCGAGCGACTTATTATGGATTTCCTACCCGTACTCGACTCGTACGATATGGCATTTGCCAACAAGGAAGCTTGGGAGAAAGTGGACAAGAATTGGCGCATGGGTGTCGAGTATATTCACCAGCAGCTTTTGAAAGTGCTTGCTGACTACCAAGTCTATCCGATCGATACTAAAATCGGTGATGCTTTTGATCCAAATATCCACCAGTCGATTGAAAATGTCACTACAGATGATAAAGAAAAGGATCATACGATCGCTCAAATAACCCAATCAGGCTATAAGCTCGCAGATCGAATTATC